Genomic window (Nymphaea colorata isolate Beijing-Zhang1983 chromosome 1, ASM883128v2, whole genome shotgun sequence):
AGTTAAAGACAACATCAAACCGTGACAAAACCATCTAAACTTTCTTTATACAATAACCAACAAGGGTGTGTGAAGATGGTTGGAGACACTGTGTACCGACCGACAAGACAACAATATCGTGGTGGAGCTAATTAAACGTTTTAAAGATTTAAACGCCAATAACTACGTAACCGACGAGAATTATAATTATATTAAAGATATATCATCTACACGACTAGACTCCAACCAGGTTTGCTACGCCAGATAAAAGTGATGGAAGATTCATTTTGCTTGTATTAAAGGAATAAACCAATACAAGTTTGTGTTTGGTGCACGTAGGAACGACTCTTTGCCTGTCATATACTTGGCACGTGACAAGCTATAAGACAAGGAAGCCTGCCATAATCTGACGACTGTACTAAGAGTTCACTCCAGCTCAGTATGAGTTGAGTTGAGTTTGGGTTAAGCCCCCCACTAAAAcgattaaaaattttattttttcttttcttttagtaagtccaaacaaacatgattttagcaattccttcctttttatgtcaaaacaagctttataacataattacaaaaaatgtttcggagttttaaatagTGAAGttttttcgggtataatacggcgggcttgaaaaatataaaaaaaaaacaaggaaaaaatgatatttaaaaaaaatttaaaaactaaaaatgagaaaaaataaaataagtgacaaatgataacacaaatatcaaaagacaagtaaatttgtaaaaaaaaaaaaaaaaaaaactgtttggcattaaagaaatgaaaaatgagaaaagcgaaaaaagtttttttttttttttcaacttttttctcaaaaaatgggcttttattagttttaaacgacatttcattttctcacgtttttttttaaattttattaaaaaataaagtgtttttttatgtCTATTTTCGTCGTTTcgtttcttttctattttttttttttgcttttctatttcctttcctttcctttcctttcttttccattcttccatttcttttttccttcatcctccatccttccatttctttttcccttcatccaaacaaagcCTAAAGCCTAAGGTCCATTGGTGGGACCTTTTTGCTATCCAATATTGCGTTTGAGTCTAAATGGATAACATGAGATCATTCTTCTGCCTCTCAGCCCTTTTCCAAGATTGTGTTTGCTATTCTTCATTGTCCTTATCGTCCCTCCTCCATCGACATTCGACAGTGAGCCCCATGATTCATAAAACTTGCCAGTGAGGGCCAATACTGAGTTCGAGACCTCCAACAACGGGGATCTACTACAAAATATCGGTCCTTATTAGCCTATAAATTGGAGAGACAGTTGCCGCCTTCTCCATACAGTTCGAGCCAGCTTGCTGCAATGGACAGCTGGATTTCATTCTTCTCACTCTCAGCTCTCCTCCTGGTAAGTGCTCCTATTCATCAACTCCCACAACACTGCAAACACCATGGCTCAAACAAGGAGGAATTTCCATTATCAGAAAAAGATTCTCTCAGTATGAATCTAGCAGCATATATGGTGGGTGatggttgtttctttttttcaccttcttaccaGCTTGTTGAGGCCACAAACAGAAACAGCAGTAGCTCTCTCACTATAAAAGCTTACTGGAATGAGGTCTTCCCCAGCACTCCCATGCCTAATGCCATTCAAGCTCTCCTACCATCCTCTACAAATATATCAGGTACGCCCTTTCACTCTCTCTCCGAAAAGCGTCGTTCTAGTAATGGTTTGGAGACATTAATGGCTTCCTGGGCATGTTTATGGTTGcccttttcttacttttcagTTTTATCTAAGCTATTATTgagaaataaaatgttaaaattaattttttctatgCCTTCCCAAATTCACGGGATCACAGTAATTGCAGAAAGGCAGGCAGTTCCAACGCTCTCGGAGACCTTCGCGTCTAACCATTTGGGGGTGGGGGGCGCATGCCCCCACACGCAAACCACTTGGTCAAAGGAGCGCCTACTGGCACCACCAACCAAGGACATAAGCTTGTCGGTCTCATGAGTCGGCCTAGTTGATTGGATCGACCAGCCAATCAatcgttttctcttttttgtaaAATCTGCCGTATCTTGTGAAATGCATATtccaaattcatataaaaatgacattttattttgTAACATTTAAGGACCATTAGTTGGAACGTTTGAGCCTAAATGGATAACACGATCTCCTTCTCGCTCTCAACCCTCTTCCTAGTAAGTGCTCATTGTTTCTCGTCCATCCCTACGATTGAGGCACAGTAGAACTTGCGAGTGACGGCCACCCAACCTGCCGGAAACTGAGGCGGTATCTGCCGTCTTTGGCTTTCCCACATCGCCGCACACATGTCCCAAACGGGGAAGCATGCTTTCCCATAACCATGCACCTCTTTTCGTCACTAATGCGACTTGAATTGCAGAATATATGGTGGATGACGACTGTTTCCCTTTTTCAATCTTAGCAGCTCGTTGGGGGCCACAAACGATCATAAGTTCTTACTGGAATGAGGTCTTCCGCAGAAACCCCATGGCCAATTCCATTCGAGCTCTCCTGCCGTCCTCTAGTACTCTATTAGTGGTCCGCTTATTTgatagttttccaaaaaaaaaagaaacattcttTACTCTTGCCCGTCATGACTAAACTAGTGCAGGTGAATTGAGACCAgggaattatatatatatatatatatatatatatatatatcatagtcaaaCAAAACGTgttacttttaaaaaaatgtgataaattaaatggcagtttaaaatttgaaaaaaaatgcttttttttaaaaggttaaaaatgaaaaaaaggttttaaaactttttttttgtgtttttcacatttttttatttttttaatgccaaacagttttttttattttttatttattgcaaatctacttatcttttgatgtttctcacttattttaattttctaattttttaaatttttaagaaatttcatattttttcttttttttgttttttttacacTCACCgtattatatttgaaaaaaaccaTTTAAAACACCGAGATGTcatttgtgatatatatatatatatatatatatatatatatattaagaaataAGATTGACCAACTAGCGTTTTTCACTTACAGAATTTGGTTATAGATATGGTGGCCCTTTTCGCTATCGCTATCGCTGGATTCAGAGGTGGGGTGTGTTGGGTAATGACCACGAACAGTCTAAGCGTAACCACGAACAGTCTAAGCGTAATTGGTCACCGAACCTTGCACCTCTGTATTTCTTAAGGGACGACCTGCAGGCTGGTAGCAAGATGAACGTCACCATGATGATCAGCCCGACAATAATAGATGGTTCTAGCGGTGGTATCAGCATTGAGCCAACCTTCTTGCCACGCCAACAAGCTCAAGCAATTCCCTTCTCCACCTCCAATCTCACTACCATCCTTATGATGTTCTCCATTCAACCCCACTCTGAGCATGCATCTCTTACAAGCCAAACGCTAGAAGATTGCGAGAGGCCTGCACTTAAAGGAGAAGTTAAGTACTGTGCAACATCTTTGGAATCCATGATCGATTTCGTTGTTGCAGAACTTGGAAGCCATGAGATTCATTCAGTGGTCACTTCCGTTGTTaacaaaaaggagaaagtgAAGGCCAAGACTTACAGGGTAGGTGATGGAGGGGGGAAGGTGATGTCTCCCAAAGTTGTGACATGCCACGACGTGACGTTTCCTTATGCCGTCTTCTACTGCCACAATTTCCCGGGGACAAGGCCATACATGGTTCCATTGATTGCTGAGGATGGTAGCCAGGTGAATGCCATTGCTTTGTGTCATTTTGATACATCAAAATGGAATCCTGGCCATGCCAGCTTCCGGTTTCTAGGCGTCAAACCTGGAACCGTTCCCATTTGCCACTTCATTGTAAAAGATCTTGCTTGGGTCCCTAACTAATCTACATTCTACCTCCTTCCTTCCCAACCTTTCCTTGATCTGCCTGGAGAGCCCTTGAATAATAAAATCCAGGGGAGAATTCCTCTGCCACCCGTTTATGGTTTTGATGAATGATTTTCTAGAGTTCATGTAATGGGCCAATTGACCAGGTTGTTTTGTAAATTAGTCACGCTATAATGGTTTCCATACATGCATAGTTTATCTTATTTTAGACATGAAACGCCAATGAAGATCTGAGAATGGTTTCCATATATGTACCCACgggaaaatttaaattttcatgaggtgtgcatttttttttacctaacTTAAGAAGAAACGGTAGAAATCGACACGTGTCTGCCTAACTCCAGCCGACCAACTCAAGTTCTTATTGAAAGGAACCTCCACTTCCCTACAAATTTGCAAACTAGACACccaacaaaattgaaaaaattgcatCTCAAATTTCTTACACCCCAAATTGGTCGATCCCCTAATTTTAATAAGCCTATATGATCTTCATTTACATAACTATTCTGTCTTTGAAGCTAGTGGTAAGGGCAAGGGCGGACCGAACCTGATTTACAACATATTAGTACACAAAATTTTCGTGTGTCGATGTGGTTAAAGACGAAAATACCTCcagttcagaaaaaaaaaaagttttttgtaagttcgaaaatgaaaataaaaaaagtaaaaaagactaaaatgaacattcttttctaaaaaaaattacaaaaatgtcTCCTTTGTTCTTACAGGACAAACTTTTTATGGGTGTTCTAGGGCCCGAAACATTCACAGTGAAGAATATCTCTGCTATCAAGCATGATTAAACAGATTTTTTAGGAGCCTAAGTAAACTGCTAGTCTGTTTATCTCACTTAGAGGATCAGACGGCAAGCAAGCGCGCAAGCGAGATAGAGAGATTTCACCAAGTAACATAAACCACACGCCGTCTTATTACTAATAAGGATAAGAATAATACAATGCCCAGAAAATCACATGAACTCAAAGATCCATATCCCTAGCCTCtcctaaaaataatgaaaaatggaaCATGCAAATGGAAACGAAAAATAGGAAGCTCCAATCTAGAAGGACCCAGCAGAAGTGGCACATGAAATGAGGAAGACGATAGCGAGTGTCATGAGTGAAGGAGCGGAGTTCATGGGCCTCTATTGGTTGGAGGATTAACCGATGCAGATGTCCCTCCAATACCAACCAGTAAAGAATGTATATTCAGATCATAAATCAACATATATAGCTCGTTTAATTTTTAGGTCTTCAGCTGGGTTCAAGCTTTATATGAACCCAGACCCAAGTGATCTTAGACCcagggtaaattggtcttgatCAACTGGTGTAGCTTTATATGAACCCAGACCCAAGTGAACTTAGACcagggtaaattggtcttgatCAACTGGTGTAGCTTTATATGAACCCAGACCCAAGTGGGCCAGTGCCTGATCTTAGACCCAGGGTGAAGTGGTCTTGATCAACTGGGTCTAGCTTTATATGAACCCACAGCCAAGTGGGTCAGGACCTGATCTTACACCAAGATCCTCTTCATTACCTGTTGGTGTGGCTCGTGAACCGTTCGGAGCAGATGGCAAGACCGAGCTTGGTGGTGCAGTAGTTAGAGTCGAAGGAGAAGCAGTGGAGGAGCCGCCATTGATAGCTGcgaaaaagagggaaagagaaaagttaaTGCTAGAAATCTGCAGTTGAGACTTTAAAACAATTGGTGCAAGAAGTggaaatccaacaatttcatcCCACTCGTTTTCACATTGTGGTGAAATGTCCAGTTCATTagttcattaagtacctctATGGctgtggctatatatatatatatatatatagcgggATCTATCAAAAACAGTAGAACTCGACCCCATTTGCAATTTGCTTGCTGACACATATATATGGCTAGCAGTTGCAGAATTAGGAGcacaagaagaaaggaaagcttcagctttggaTGCTTTCTGGATAAGCCCTGTAAATTTGCTAGTGTTAATTCCCTCCTCTCGATGCACCTTTCCGTTTTCCACTCTCTCATCATGGGTCGCCTTCCATATTCTTTTTCACTATTACTGTCTATGTATGGACCACGGACAGCAGGAGACTGAATTATCGATGGGGACATGGCGGACTTTGAGATAATTGGTGAACTTGGAGATACTTGGTGTTTGCAAGTGGGTTCACATGTCCCTGACTCtcatcaatttcttcttcttgttacCTAACAGCAGAAGACTCAATTATCGATGGGGACATTGAGATAATTGGTGGACTTGGAGATAATTGGTGTTCGCAAGTGGGTTCACATGTCCTTGACTCTCATCAATTTCTTATTGCtgttttgagagagagagagagagagagaatccaaaGGGAAGGCAAATGCCAGCAGCAATAATTTTGGTCAAAGCTTTTGGTACATTTTGTTATCTAAACtttttttatacataaaaaGAATGACCAACAAGGGTGTGCGAAGATGGttggattgttttttttttcacattaaaactgctttctttcttgctttctaaATTCAATGGAGAGAGACACTCTGTACCGACAAGACAATAATATGGTGGTAGAGCTAATTAAATGTATCGAGAAGACAATAATGTGGTGGTGGAGATATAGAAAACTCTTTTGTaaggacaaaatgaaaataggtaaaaagtaaaaaaaactagaaagaacattcttttttttaaattacaaaaatgtctcctctgttcttaaaatcagatttagtttttaataaatattcTATAGCTAATgcttatatattttgaaagtcagCTGAATTCTacttaaaattcagattcaaatattgaattaaGAATACGAAATTGGATCTCAGATTCATATTTTGATActactttttttcattcaaatttaaacCTGTCTatgtgaacaaaaaaaaagcaatataaCTGAAAGTAGATCccatttgaatctgatctgttAACATCCTCAATCTTCCTAAGCATATGTTGGGTGCAACATGTTGGTATCCCTTTTCATAGAGACAAAATTAATGCACTAAAAGCAGTCTCCAATTTAAGATCTTTTCTGTACATTAATAGGAATGGACAAAAGAAATTGACAAAAGAACAAGTACACATGTAAGATTGAGCTCGTATAGAATGAACAACGATCGAAAgggcaaaaaaataataacctGAAATGGATCACATGCTCTAGGTCCACAAGTAAGCGATAACGCGGTCCATTTCTCATGAATTGGGTCTTCTCGTCAACAAAAGTCCACTCTCCAAATCTTGTCACGACCCTCAAGTCTCCCTCCCacctttatatttatattaatgaATTCCAAATAACAGTCTATCTCTGTGGCACCAGAAACGATGGCATCAACCATGAGAACGGAGTCGCTGCTGCagcttttgttctttcttttgagtATATGTTCACCAAGAAACACGGCTGCTCAGCCGCTAAAGGCAGAAGCAGAAGCGCTTCTCAAGTGGAGAGACAGTCTCCAAGCTGCCCATCTACTGAATTCTTCTTGGTCGTTCCTCAACTCTAACTATCGCCCCTGCCACTGGGATGGGATAGCATGCGGCGGTGACAACACGAGTATCGTCAAGATAAGTCTTCAAAACCATGATCTTCAAGGTACGCTCGACCATTTCGACTTTGCTGCCTTCCCAAGTCTTGCATATTTGGATCTTAGAGGTAACAATTTTTATGGAAGCATTCCCGATGGTATAGGCAACCTCTCCAAACTTTCCTTCCTTGACCTGTCGGTGAATCAGTTTTCTGGCAGCTTACCGGAAAGTATGGCCAATCTTAAGAACCTTGTTTCTATAAACATGTCATTCAACTCGCTCACGGGTCCTCTCCCTACTTCTATTGGACAACTGCCTAGTCTTGTGAATTTAATCATCAGTGACAACCTTCTGACTGGTGCTATTCCTCAGACGATAGGAGAGCTTAAGAATCTCAACTTCTTGGACCTTGATACGAACTCACTTACAGGTTCAATTCCAGCCCAAATTGGAAATTTGTCCAATCTGCACCTTCTGTTCCTTGAGGACAATTTCTTGACTGGCACCATTCCACCTGAACTATGGAAGCTTAGTAAGCTCACTCAGTTAGATTTGACATCTAACTTTCTTCCAGGTAGAATCCCTCCTTCGATAGGTAACATGTCTAATCTTTACTTCTTGGCTTTGAACAATAATAGCCTTTCTGGTTCTCTACCTCCGCAGATGAAAAATTTCACGAGTCTAGGCTTTTTGTACCTTTCACAAAATAATCTCTCTGGTTCTTTACCATCAGACATATGTAAGGGTGGTAAACTCATCCAATTTGCCGCTTACAACAACCATTTCTCTGGACCAATACCAAAAAGCTTGAGGAATTGTACAAGCTTGTCTAGACTTAGATTACATGGGAACCAACTTAATGGCAGCATTTCAGAGGCATTTGGATCCTACCCCAACTTGTCCTACATTGACATGAGCAACA
Coding sequences:
- the LOC116245453 gene encoding BURP domain-containing protein 5-like, coding for MDSWISFFSLSALLLLVEATNRNSSSSLTIKAYWNEVFPSTPMPNAIQALLPSSTNISEFGYRYGGPFRYRYRWIQRWGVLGNDHEQSKRNHEQSKRNWSPNLAPLYFLRDDLQAGSKMNVTMMISPTIIDGSSGGISIEPTFLPRQQAQAIPFSTSNLTTILMMFSIQPHSEHASLTSQTLEDCERPALKGEVKYCATSLESMIDFVVAELGSHEIHSVVTSVVNKKEKVKAKTYRVGDGGGKVMSPKVVTCHDVTFPYAVFYCHNFPGTRPYMVPLIAEDGSQVNAIALCHFDTSKWNPGHASFRFLGVKPGTVPICHFIVKDLAWVPN
- the LOC116266749 gene encoding probable leucine-rich repeat receptor-like protein kinase At1g35710 → MASTMRTESLLQLLFFLLSICSPRNTAAQPLKAEAEALLKWRDSLQAAHLLNSSWSFLNSNYRPCHWDGIACGGDNTSIVKISLQNHDLQGTLDHFDFAAFPSLAYLDLRGNNFYGSIPDGIGNLSKLSFLDLSVNQFSGSLPESMANLKNLVSINMSFNSLTGPLPTSIGQLPSLVNLIISDNLLTGAIPQTIGELKNLNFLDLDTNSLTGSIPAQIGNLSNLHLLFLEDNFLTGTIPPELWKLSKLTQLDLTSNFLPDEKFHESRLFVPFTK